One genomic region from Robbsia betulipollinis encodes:
- the dbpA gene encoding ATP-dependent RNA helicase DbpA, with amino-acid sequence MTESQTPPAAPDAAAAAFEQLPLSPAMLANLAQLGYRSMTPIQAASLPVALAGHDLIAQAKTGSGKTAAFALALLTRLEPRRFDLQAMVLCPTRELADQVAQEIRRLARAEENIKILTLCGGASMRPQIASLEHGAHIVVGTPGRIIDHLDRGSLQLDTLRTLVLDEADRMLDMGFYDDIAAIAQRCPKERQTLLFSATYPEGIGKLSQQFLRKPQQITVEAQHAPSKIRQVFYEIDKAARLPAVAQVLDHFRPVSALAFCNTRRRCGELVEFLRGQGFEAQALHGELEQRERDQVLIQFANRSCSVLVATDVAARGLDIDQLALVINVDVTPDPEVHIHRVGRTGRADHAGTAVTLASLDEMGRVASVEQALGNEIRWEPLDQLAPTGSGRLLPPMATLQILGGRKEKIRPGDVQGALTGAAGYTAAQIGKINITDFSTYVAVERSIAKEAARRLNAGTIKGKTVRVRLMRD; translated from the coding sequence ATGACCGAATCCCAGACTCCTCCCGCCGCGCCCGACGCCGCCGCCGCCGCCTTCGAACAATTGCCGCTGTCGCCGGCGATGCTCGCCAATCTCGCGCAACTGGGCTACCGGAGCATGACGCCGATCCAGGCCGCCAGCCTGCCGGTCGCGCTTGCCGGCCATGACCTCATCGCGCAGGCCAAGACCGGCAGTGGCAAGACCGCCGCGTTCGCGCTCGCCCTGCTCACGCGCCTCGAACCGCGCCGCTTCGACCTGCAGGCGATGGTGCTGTGCCCCACGCGCGAACTCGCCGACCAGGTGGCGCAGGAGATCCGCCGGCTGGCCCGCGCGGAGGAGAACATCAAGATCCTGACGCTGTGCGGCGGCGCCTCGATGCGCCCGCAGATCGCCAGCCTCGAACACGGCGCGCATATCGTCGTCGGCACGCCCGGGCGCATCATCGACCACCTCGATCGCGGCAGCCTGCAACTGGACACGCTGCGCACCCTGGTGCTCGACGAAGCGGACCGCATGCTCGACATGGGCTTCTACGACGACATCGCCGCGATCGCCCAGCGCTGCCCGAAGGAGCGGCAGACGCTGCTCTTCTCGGCCACCTACCCCGAGGGCATCGGCAAGCTGAGCCAGCAGTTCCTGCGCAAGCCGCAGCAGATCACCGTCGAGGCGCAGCACGCACCCAGCAAGATCCGGCAGGTGTTCTACGAGATCGACAAGGCCGCGCGCCTGCCCGCCGTCGCGCAGGTGCTGGACCACTTCCGGCCGGTGAGCGCGCTCGCCTTCTGCAACACGCGGCGGCGCTGCGGCGAACTCGTCGAATTCCTGCGCGGCCAGGGTTTCGAGGCACAGGCGCTGCATGGCGAACTCGAACAGCGCGAACGCGACCAGGTGCTGATCCAGTTCGCGAACCGGAGTTGCTCGGTGCTCGTCGCCACCGACGTCGCCGCGCGCGGTCTCGACATCGACCAACTCGCGCTCGTCATCAATGTCGACGTCACGCCGGACCCCGAAGTGCATATTCACCGGGTCGGTCGCACCGGTCGCGCCGATCATGCAGGCACCGCGGTCACGCTCGCGAGCCTCGACGAGATGGGCCGGGTCGCCTCGGTCGAACAGGCGCTCGGCAACGAGATCCGCTGGGAGCCGCTCGACCAGCTCGCGCCCACCGGCAGCGGCCGCCTGTTGCCGCCGATGGCGACGCTGCAGATCCTCGGCGGGCGCAAGGAGAAGATCCGTCCCGGCGACGTCCAGGGCGCGCTGACCGGCGCGGCGGGCTACACCGCCGCGCAGATCGGCAAGATCAACATCACCGACTTCTCCACCTATGTCGCCGTCGAGCGCAGCATCGCGAAGGAGGCCGCGCGGCGCCTGAACGCCGGCACGATCAAGGGCAAGACGGTGCGCGTACGCCTGATGCGGGACTGA
- a CDS encoding phospholipase C: MSIALLCAMQAACGGGSSAALTAQDAVSTATPIKHVVVIFGENIAFDHYFGTYPNATNPTGEPAFTALAGTPSLNNLTTALLTANPNSTNTLNGTGAANPFRLDRSQALTASQNHNYTPEQNAFDGLKMDLFPLYTGRTSASGGAGPFYTTGLVMGYYDGNTVTAMWNYAQHFALNDNSFDTQFGPSTPGALNLISGQTNGAVAAVGTATANALIADGQGAYTMIGDTDPAGDVCSSTTANASMSGRNIGDLLNAAHVSWGWFEGGFDLTATNANGTTGCARSSYSAVVGGYKADYVPHHQPFQYYASTANPKHVRPTSTALIGNSADAANHGYDINDFYAAINAGNFPSVSFLKAPAYQDAHAGNSDPLDEQTFVTTVVNFLQKQRDWKDTVVILAYDDSDGWYDHANHLVNPSFSTSDTLSGTSACGSGTPLAGLTGKPVNGRCGYGPRLPLLAISPYAKANYVDHTLTDQTSVLRFIEDNWLSGARIGQGSFDAIAGTIDNMFDFSGGGQTPKLFLDTGTGLATTTATVATTATSTTTTETTSGE; the protein is encoded by the coding sequence ATGTCGATTGCGCTGCTGTGCGCGATGCAAGCCGCCTGCGGCGGTGGATCGTCGGCCGCGCTTACCGCGCAGGATGCGGTGTCGACCGCGACGCCGATCAAGCACGTGGTCGTGATCTTTGGCGAGAACATTGCGTTCGACCATTATTTCGGGACCTATCCGAATGCGACGAACCCGACGGGCGAGCCGGCATTCACCGCGCTGGCGGGTACGCCGAGCCTGAACAATCTGACGACCGCGTTGCTCACCGCGAACCCGAACAGCACGAATACCCTCAACGGCACCGGCGCGGCGAATCCCTTCCGTCTGGACCGGTCGCAGGCTCTCACGGCGTCGCAGAACCATAACTACACGCCGGAGCAGAACGCGTTCGACGGCCTGAAGATGGATCTTTTCCCGCTGTACACGGGGCGCACGTCGGCGTCGGGCGGCGCCGGCCCGTTCTATACCACCGGCCTGGTGATGGGCTATTACGACGGCAATACCGTCACCGCGATGTGGAACTACGCGCAGCATTTCGCCCTGAACGACAACTCCTTCGACACGCAGTTCGGACCCTCGACGCCGGGCGCGCTGAACCTGATTTCCGGGCAGACCAACGGTGCGGTGGCGGCGGTGGGAACGGCCACCGCCAACGCGCTGATCGCCGACGGTCAGGGTGCCTACACGATGATCGGCGATACCGATCCTGCCGGCGACGTGTGTTCGTCGACCACGGCGAACGCGTCGATGAGCGGACGCAACATCGGCGACCTGCTGAACGCGGCGCATGTCAGCTGGGGCTGGTTCGAGGGCGGTTTCGATCTGACGGCGACGAACGCCAACGGCACGACCGGCTGCGCGCGCAGTTCGTATTCGGCGGTGGTGGGCGGCTACAAGGCGGACTACGTGCCGCATCATCAGCCGTTCCAGTACTACGCGTCCACGGCAAACCCGAAGCACGTGCGGCCGACCTCGACCGCGCTCATCGGCAACAGCGCCGACGCGGCCAACCACGGGTACGACATCAACGATTTCTACGCGGCGATCAACGCGGGCAATTTTCCGTCGGTCAGCTTTCTGAAGGCGCCGGCGTATCAGGATGCGCACGCGGGCAATTCCGATCCGCTCGACGAACAGACCTTCGTGACGACGGTGGTGAATTTCCTGCAGAAGCAGCGGGACTGGAAGGACACGGTGGTGATCCTGGCCTATGACGACTCGGACGGCTGGTACGATCATGCGAACCATCTCGTCAATCCGTCGTTCTCGACATCCGATACCCTCAGCGGCACGTCGGCCTGCGGCAGCGGCACGCCGCTGGCGGGTCTGACCGGCAAGCCCGTGAACGGCCGATGCGGGTATGGCCCGCGCCTGCCGCTGCTGGCGATTTCGCCCTACGCGAAGGCGAATTACGTCGACCATACCCTGACCGATCAGACCTCGGTGCTGCGTTTCATCGAGGACAACTGGCTCTCCGGCGCGCGCATCGGGCAAGGGTCGTTCGACGCGATCGCCGGCACGATCGACAATATGTTCGATTTCTCGGGCGGCGGCCAGACACCGAAGCTGTTCCTCGACACGGGCACCGGCCTGGCGACGACGACCGCAACCGTGGCGACAACGGCCACCTCCACCACGACGACCGAGACGACGAGCGGTGAGTGA
- a CDS encoding cytochrome-c peroxidase, with protein MRWLAALLALLSLSACEKVAPASGASSAATPVVAPLSASAPVPLATPVTAAVPGAPGRGAPYHAAPLAGRPVTLSAAAELGRRMFFDASLSASGRMACASCHSPEHAYGPPNGLAVQLGGTRLRDQGTRAVPSLRYLEHNPNFTIGPNSSVPDTDAALAPPPPPAGDVKVASVAKGGNATGAQAAQQAAAAANVPQGGLDRDGRADSFQDQADGPFLDPHEMANVSDAAVLERLRRTPYAEDFRKLFGPAVFDNAPLAMSEALFALARYQFEDPSFHPYDSKYDYYLAGDATLTLQEARGLQLFEDPKKGNCSSCHIDKPSVDGMFPPVFTDFQFEAFGAPRNMTLLANRDPHYYDLGLCGPMRRDLRGASAYCGLFKTPTLRNVATRQVFFHNGVFHTLDDVMHFYVERETDPARWYPRRRDGTIDVYNDLPARYRKNVDTADAPFDRKAGDAPALNAAEIRDVIAFLGTLSDGYRPERPVAAARRQPG; from the coding sequence ATGCGCTGGCTGGCCGCTCTGCTGGCACTGCTCTCGCTGAGCGCGTGCGAAAAGGTCGCGCCGGCATCCGGTGCGTCCTCGGCCGCGACGCCGGTCGTCGCGCCCCTTTCCGCCTCCGCGCCGGTGCCGCTCGCCACGCCCGTCACGGCGGCCGTTCCCGGCGCCCCAGGCCGCGGCGCGCCGTACCATGCCGCGCCGCTGGCCGGCCGCCCCGTGACGTTGAGCGCGGCGGCGGAACTCGGCAGGCGGATGTTTTTCGACGCGTCCCTGTCGGCTTCGGGACGCATGGCCTGCGCGTCCTGCCACAGTCCCGAGCATGCGTACGGGCCGCCGAATGGCCTGGCCGTGCAGCTGGGCGGCACGCGCCTGCGCGACCAGGGCACGCGGGCGGTGCCGTCGCTGCGCTATCTGGAACACAATCCCAATTTCACGATCGGGCCGAACAGTTCGGTGCCGGATACCGATGCGGCGCTCGCGCCGCCCCCGCCGCCGGCCGGCGACGTGAAGGTGGCCTCGGTGGCGAAAGGCGGCAACGCCACGGGCGCGCAGGCGGCGCAGCAGGCTGCTGCGGCGGCGAACGTGCCGCAGGGCGGCCTCGACCGGGACGGCCGCGCCGACTCCTTCCAGGATCAGGCCGACGGCCCGTTTCTGGACCCGCACGAGATGGCGAACGTCAGCGACGCGGCGGTGCTCGAGCGCCTGCGCCGCACGCCGTATGCGGAGGACTTTCGCAAGCTGTTCGGCCCAGCGGTGTTCGACAACGCGCCGCTGGCGATGAGCGAGGCGCTGTTCGCGCTGGCGCGCTACCAGTTCGAGGACCCGAGCTTTCATCCGTACGACAGCAAATACGATTACTACCTCGCGGGAGACGCGACGCTGACGCTCCAGGAAGCGCGCGGTCTGCAATTGTTCGAGGATCCGAAGAAGGGCAACTGTTCGTCCTGCCATATCGACAAGCCGTCGGTCGACGGCATGTTTCCGCCGGTGTTCACCGATTTCCAGTTCGAGGCGTTCGGCGCGCCGCGCAATATGACGCTGCTGGCGAACCGCGATCCGCATTATTACGATCTGGGCCTGTGCGGACCGATGCGCCGGGACCTGCGCGGGGCAAGCGCGTATTGCGGTCTGTTCAAGACCCCGACGTTGCGCAATGTCGCCACGCGGCAGGTGTTTTTCCACAATGGCGTGTTTCACACGCTCGACGACGTGATGCACTTCTATGTGGAGCGCGAGACCGATCCGGCCCGCTGGTATCCGCGCCGTCGCGACGGCACGATCGACGTCTACAACGATCTGCCGGCGCGCTACAGGAAGAACGTCGATACCGCGGATGCGCCGTTCGATCGCAAGGCCGGCGACGCCCCGGCGTTGAACGCCGCGGAGATCCGCGACGTGATCGCCTTTCTCGGCACGTTGAGCGATGGGTATCGACCGGAGCGGCCGGTGGCCGCCGCACGCCGCCAACCGGGCTGA
- a CDS encoding histone deacetylase family protein, which translates to MLTFFHPDQLLHHPRSYLSRGQMRSPQEVPERAVQLVAGAHALGFDVRQPGDSGLRALAAVHDAGYLQFLETAHAAWKAVPEDFGDEVMSNVFVRDPNGLRSILGKAAYYLADGSCPIGALTWRAAYWAAQDAIAGAQALLDGVPSAYALCRPPGHHARRAAAGGFCYLNNAAIAAQVLRERFGRVAVFDADMHHGQGIQEIFYDRDDVFYASVHGSPVNFYPVVAGFDDETGHGPGTGCNLNLPMPHGASEAVFFERIDQAVAAIERFAPAALVFALGFDVFEKDPQTRVAVTREGFRRLGETVAAFGVPTLIVQEGGYHIASLQDNMAQFFGGFARPHRPG; encoded by the coding sequence ATGCTGACCTTCTTCCACCCCGACCAACTGCTCCATCATCCCCGCAGCTATCTGTCCCGAGGACAGATGCGTTCCCCGCAGGAAGTGCCGGAGCGGGCGGTGCAACTGGTGGCCGGCGCGCACGCGCTCGGCTTCGACGTCCGGCAGCCCGGCGACAGCGGCTTGCGGGCGCTCGCGGCGGTCCATGACGCCGGTTATCTCCAGTTTCTCGAAACCGCGCACGCGGCGTGGAAGGCCGTCCCGGAGGATTTCGGCGACGAAGTCATGTCCAACGTCTTCGTGCGCGACCCCAATGGCTTGCGCAGCATCCTCGGAAAAGCCGCGTACTACCTCGCCGACGGCAGCTGCCCGATCGGCGCGCTGACCTGGCGCGCCGCCTACTGGGCGGCGCAGGACGCGATCGCGGGCGCGCAGGCGCTGCTCGACGGCGTGCCGTCCGCCTATGCGCTGTGCCGGCCGCCCGGCCATCACGCGCGCCGGGCGGCCGCGGGCGGCTTCTGCTATCTGAACAATGCCGCGATCGCCGCCCAGGTATTGCGCGAACGTTTCGGACGCGTCGCGGTGTTCGACGCCGACATGCATCACGGCCAGGGCATCCAGGAAATTTTCTACGATCGCGACGATGTCTTCTACGCGTCGGTGCACGGCAGCCCGGTCAACTTCTATCCGGTCGTGGCCGGCTTCGACGATGAAACCGGCCACGGCCCGGGCACAGGCTGCAATCTCAATCTGCCGATGCCGCACGGCGCGAGCGAAGCCGTCTTCTTCGAAAGAATCGACCAGGCGGTGGCCGCCATCGAACGCTTCGCACCCGCCGCGCTGGTGTTCGCGCTCGGCTTCGATGTTTTCGAGAAAGACCCGCAGACGCGGGTCGCGGTGACCCGCGAGGGCTTTCGCCGCCTGGGCGAAACCGTCGCGGCATTCGGCGTGCCGACGCTGATCGTCCAGGAAGGCGGCTACCATATCGCATCACTACAGGACAATATGGCGCAGTTCTTCGGGGGTTTCGCTCGCCCTCATCGGCCCGGTTAG
- a CDS encoding alpha/beta hydrolase: MSTDGAIFHAGDAHAVLLLHGLSSSPLEMRFLARALHREGFTVSAPMIDGYSLDPARPAMEGWIDAAVAEFDALARQYRFVSVCGLSMGATLALAVAQRRPSAQALALLSTTLDYDGWAIPWYRFVLSWLYYSPWRRRWRYRETAPFGLRNAALRAKVARSMENTDFSEIGPATLSLPAIHEASRLAVHVRKRLPVIRSDCLLIHAIDDETASPKNARLVLARIGSVFQRAIFLDDSYHMITVDNEREIVARETVVFLRESEAAASGAARRAPVVSRALARRLRQIASVAK, translated from the coding sequence ATGAGCACGGACGGCGCGATCTTCCACGCCGGCGACGCCCACGCCGTGCTGCTGCTGCACGGCCTGTCGAGTTCGCCGCTCGAAATGCGCTTTCTCGCGCGGGCGCTGCATCGCGAAGGCTTCACCGTCAGCGCCCCGATGATCGACGGCTACAGCCTCGACCCGGCCCGGCCGGCGATGGAAGGCTGGATCGACGCCGCGGTCGCGGAATTCGACGCCCTCGCGCGGCAGTACCGGTTCGTGTCGGTCTGCGGCCTGTCGATGGGCGCGACGCTGGCGCTGGCGGTCGCGCAGCGCCGGCCCTCGGCGCAGGCGCTCGCCTTGTTGTCGACCACGCTCGACTACGACGGCTGGGCGATTCCCTGGTACCGTTTTGTGCTGAGCTGGCTCTATTATTCGCCATGGCGGCGGCGCTGGCGCTACCGGGAAACCGCGCCGTTCGGACTCAGGAACGCGGCGCTGCGCGCCAAGGTGGCGCGCTCGATGGAAAATACCGACTTCAGCGAAATCGGACCGGCTACCTTGTCCCTGCCGGCGATCCACGAGGCCAGCCGTCTCGCCGTTCATGTCAGGAAACGCCTGCCGGTCATCCGCAGCGACTGTCTGCTGATCCATGCGATCGACGACGAAACCGCCAGCCCGAAAAACGCGCGCCTGGTGCTGGCGCGCATCGGCTCGGTATTCCAGCGCGCGATCTTTCTCGACGATTCCTACCATATGATCACGGTCGACAACGAGCGCGAGATCGTCGCCCGGGAAACCGTGGTGTTCCTGCGGGAAAGCGAGGCCGCGGCGAGCGGCGCGGCGCGGCGCGCACCGGTGGTGTCGCGCGCGCTCGCGCGCCGGCTGCGGCAGATCGCCTCGGTGGCGAAATAA
- a CDS encoding DUF4118 domain-containing protein, with protein sequence MKVQNARRWAPTGPRAWLFAALSLLLASAVRGSLHPVLGPASPGFAFCIAAALIEYFFGLAPALTVMTVGLVIADYLFVPPYGDLTYFDRSDVTLLVTYPLITIVVIVLIERLRRAQYRSELVASVAQCRYEILLRSDNERLLARRHADETHRLLRELTHRRDQLVFIRAVNPTPLANDPAAVPAIAPEVVPGTRPATRSLGNGLQAGDRFDAVHPADIERVLTVLTPGAHRVRLLTAAGDYRLTDALCERFTTPAGDFFILRLEA encoded by the coding sequence ATGAAAGTTCAAAACGCCCGACGCTGGGCACCCACGGGTCCGCGCGCCTGGCTGTTCGCGGCGCTGTCCCTGCTGCTCGCCAGCGCCGTGCGCGGCTCCCTGCACCCGGTATTGGGACCGGCGTCGCCCGGTTTCGCCTTCTGCATCGCCGCCGCGCTGATCGAATATTTCTTCGGACTCGCCCCCGCGCTCACGGTCATGACGGTCGGTCTGGTCATCGCCGACTATCTCTTCGTGCCGCCCTACGGCGATCTCACGTATTTCGACCGCAGCGACGTGACCTTGCTCGTCACCTATCCCCTCATCACGATCGTGGTGATCGTGCTGATCGAACGGCTGCGGCGTGCGCAATATCGCAGCGAGCTGGTCGCCTCGGTGGCGCAGTGCCGCTACGAGATCCTGCTGCGATCCGACAACGAGCGGCTGCTGGCGCGCCGCCACGCCGACGAAACGCACCGCCTGTTGCGTGAACTGACGCACCGCCGCGACCAGCTGGTGTTCATCCGGGCGGTGAACCCGACGCCGCTGGCGAACGATCCCGCCGCGGTACCCGCCATCGCGCCAGAGGTCGTGCCCGGCACGCGGCCGGCCACCCGCTCGCTGGGCAACGGTCTGCAAGCCGGCGACCGCTTCGACGCCGTGCACCCGGCGGACATCGAACGCGTGCTGACCGTGCTGACGCCCGGCGCGCATCGCGTCAGGCTGCTCACCGCCGCCGGCGACTATCGGCTGACGGACGCACTCTGCGAACGCTTCACGACGCCCGCCGGCGACTTCTTCATTTTGAGACTGGAGGCGTGA